The following are from one region of the Hydrogenimonas sp. SS33 genome:
- a CDS encoding TlpA disulfide reductase family protein, with protein MTKQFAWLAGFLLLALQPLTALAASPAQAPTLQFTLKAPGEPTLHITEASNGVVFREFKGQIVLLNFFGKHCRWCMKEIPHLVDLQKKYKGKLQIVAIHAQQPITGGERALLQKRFHFNYPIYEYMDNPDFVQYISHRAAWDGGLPFSIIFDQKGSAVKIIGGYAPEEHIAKIIDYLLSR; from the coding sequence ATGACCAAACAATTCGCATGGCTCGCAGGTTTCCTGCTTCTGGCACTCCAGCCTCTCACCGCCCTGGCCGCCTCACCGGCCCAGGCGCCGACCCTGCAGTTTACCCTCAAAGCGCCCGGTGAACCGACCCTCCACATCACCGAAGCCTCCAACGGCGTCGTTTTCAGGGAGTTCAAGGGCCAGATCGTCCTGCTGAACTTTTTCGGCAAACACTGCCGCTGGTGCATGAAAGAGATCCCCCACCTGGTCGACCTGCAGAAGAAGTACAAAGGGAAGCTTCAGATCGTCGCCATCCACGCCCAGCAGCCCATAACCGGGGGAGAGCGTGCACTGCTGCAGAAACGCTTCCACTTCAACTACCCGATCTACGAATATATGGACAATCCCGATTTCGTCCAGTACATCTCCCACCGCGCCGCATGGGACGGCGGGCTGCCCTTCTCCATCATCTTCGACCAGAAAGGAAGCGCCGTGAAGATCATCGGCGGATACGCGCCCGAAGAGCATATCGCGAAGATCATCGACTACCTGCTTTCACGGTAA
- a CDS encoding AI-2E family transporter: MKPQHFIILLLAISGWFLYTVFSPFVQTISIAVLLMFATLSISKHLEKYFRKRWVLSSVMSLLLGLMFFAPLVYMINALAVMAVKIDPIALQDVVDHLLETLHSITLPDELLQQFGIDMDSVHTAIDNALSEENITAYIKHALAFIGSVAAHSAVFFKDMVLILIFYYFAYLYGEEVGRFIKRILPLDTAQTQLLFNELHNSMGVVFFSILATAIFEGTLFAAIVAFFGLDAILLGILYGFASLVPVVGGALMWVPTSVYLWFTQGPSAALTVAIYSVIVISVIADTFIKPVIIREIDLKLIKETNATNEILVFFAIIAGLSTYGFWGMIIGPAIVTIFIAILKLYEQFQRQYQTQ, from the coding sequence TTGAAACCGCAGCACTTCATCATCCTGCTGCTCGCCATTTCGGGATGGTTTCTCTATACAGTCTTCAGCCCCTTCGTTCAGACCATCTCCATCGCCGTTTTGCTGATGTTCGCGACACTCAGTATCTCCAAACACCTCGAAAAGTACTTCCGTAAACGCTGGGTGCTCAGCAGCGTCATGAGCCTCCTGCTCGGACTCATGTTCTTCGCCCCGCTGGTCTACATGATCAACGCCCTCGCCGTCATGGCGGTGAAGATCGACCCGATCGCCCTCCAGGATGTGGTGGACCACCTCTTAGAAACGCTCCACTCCATCACCCTTCCCGACGAACTTTTGCAACAGTTTGGCATCGATATGGATTCGGTGCATACCGCCATCGACAATGCGCTTAGTGAAGAGAATATCACCGCCTACATCAAGCACGCCCTCGCCTTCATCGGCTCCGTAGCCGCCCACAGCGCCGTCTTTTTCAAAGATATGGTGCTCATTCTCATCTTCTACTATTTCGCCTATCTCTACGGCGAAGAGGTGGGCCGCTTCATCAAACGGATTCTGCCCCTGGACACCGCCCAGACCCAGCTGCTCTTCAACGAGCTGCACAACTCCATGGGGGTCGTCTTCTTCTCCATTCTTGCGACCGCCATTTTCGAAGGCACCCTCTTCGCCGCCATCGTCGCCTTTTTCGGTCTCGATGCCATTTTGCTGGGAATCCTCTACGGCTTTGCCTCCCTGGTTCCCGTCGTGGGGGGTGCACTGATGTGGGTCCCCACCTCCGTCTACCTCTGGTTCACCCAGGGGCCGTCGGCGGCACTGACGGTGGCTATCTACTCCGTCATCGTCATTTCGGTCATCGCCGACACCTTCATCAAACCGGTCATCATCAGGGAGATCGACCTGAAATTGATCAAAGAGACCAACGCGACCAACGAAATCCTCGTCTTCTTCGCCATCATCGCCGGACTTTCGACCTACGGTTTCTGGGGAATGATCATCGGCCCCGCCATCGTCACCATCTTTATCGCCATTCTGAAACTCTACGAACAGTTTCAGCGCCAATACCAAACCCAATAA
- the ruvB gene encoding Holliday junction branch migration DNA helicase RuvB: MERVVEVEKFDFENSYEASLRPSRWDEYIGQEKIKKNLQVFIEASKRRGEALDHVLFFGPPGLGKTTLAYLIASEMGSQIKVTAAPMIEKSGDLAAILTNLEEGDILFIDEIHRMSPAIEEILYPAMEDYRLDIIIGSGPAAQTIKLDLPRFTLIGATTRAGMISNPLRERFGMHFRMQFYASKELAKIVQIAAEKLEKPCNADAALEIARRSRGTPRIALRLLRRVRDFAEVENETTIHLDRTKYALDQLGVNEQGFDELDLKLLKLLVEAKGKPLGLGTIGAALSEDEGTIEDVIEPYLLANGYIERTARGRVATPKTYEHFKLSPQARGGLF; this comes from the coding sequence ATGGAGCGGGTCGTCGAGGTCGAAAAGTTCGATTTCGAAAACAGTTACGAAGCCTCCCTCCGGCCCTCACGCTGGGACGAGTATATCGGGCAGGAGAAGATCAAGAAGAACCTTCAGGTCTTCATCGAGGCGAGCAAGCGGCGAGGCGAGGCACTCGACCATGTGCTCTTTTTCGGCCCTCCGGGGCTGGGCAAGACGACGCTGGCCTACCTCATCGCATCGGAGATGGGAAGCCAGATCAAAGTGACGGCGGCGCCGATGATCGAAAAGAGCGGCGACCTGGCCGCCATTTTGACCAACCTGGAGGAGGGGGACATCCTCTTCATCGACGAAATCCACCGCATGAGTCCGGCGATCGAGGAGATTCTCTACCCGGCGATGGAGGATTACCGCCTCGATATCATCATCGGCTCCGGCCCGGCGGCGCAGACCATCAAGCTCGACCTTCCCCGCTTCACCCTCATAGGAGCCACGACCCGCGCCGGGATGATCTCCAACCCCCTGCGGGAGCGTTTCGGCATGCATTTCAGGATGCAGTTCTACGCCTCCAAAGAGTTGGCGAAGATCGTCCAGATCGCCGCCGAAAAGCTGGAGAAACCCTGCAATGCCGACGCGGCGCTGGAGATCGCCCGGCGCAGCCGCGGCACGCCCCGCATCGCCCTGCGGCTTTTGAGGCGGGTACGGGACTTCGCCGAAGTGGAGAATGAAACGACCATCCATCTGGATCGGACGAAATACGCCCTCGACCAGCTGGGGGTCAACGAGCAGGGCTTCGACGAGCTGGACCTGAAGCTGCTGAAACTTCTGGTGGAAGCCAAAGGAAAGCCGCTGGGGCTTGGCACCATCGGCGCGGCGCTGAGCGAAGACGAAGGGACCATCGAGGATGTCATCGAGCCCTATCTGCTCGCCAACGGCTACATCGAGCGCACCGCCCGGGGGCGCGTGGCGACACCCAAAACCTACGAACACTTCAAACTCTCTCCCCAGGCCCGGGGAGGCCTCTTTTGA